In Legionella cardiaca, a genomic segment contains:
- a CDS encoding archease: MNDQNYFDHDADIGIIGRGSSLEQSFEQAAKAMFALMGDLSTVTTQKAISFVFEENDIELAFVTWLNLLIANAQEHHLILAHFKVENAGSTWHGEAQGEQWNEKIERGIDVKGATLTMLSVKQINNIWEAKCVVDV, translated from the coding sequence ATGAATGATCAAAACTATTTTGACCACGATGCAGATATTGGCATTATTGGAAGAGGCTCATCTTTAGAACAAAGCTTTGAACAAGCCGCCAAAGCAATGTTTGCTTTAATGGGAGATTTGTCCACAGTCACCACTCAAAAAGCCATTTCTTTTGTGTTTGAAGAAAATGATATTGAATTAGCATTTGTTACCTGGCTGAATTTGCTAATCGCGAACGCGCAGGAACATCATTTAATATTGGCTCATTTTAAAGTTGAAAATGCAGGTAGTACATGGCACGGCGAAGCTCAGGGCGAACAATGGAACGAAAAGATTGAACGGGGAATTGATGTAAAGGGTGCTACCTTGACAATGTTGTCCGTAAAACAAATAAATAATATATGGGAAGCTAAATGTGTTGTCGATGTTTAA
- the glsA gene encoding glutaminase A → MTQNRITVDLLKQLVSKAELSQEGNTANYIPELANVNKDLTAIAVHTLGGESLSYSNQPLAPVTLQSTGKMITLIGLLEEFGAEQLFEWVKVEPSGDDFASITRLEQFGPKPSNPMLNAGAITLCSHIPGIGEQQFAWLEHWVQKLFNQRLSINPLVFASEKRTGDRNRSLAYLLKSRNNLGAGVSETLDLYFTLCSYEAELEQMLYLPTLLANGGKDPVGGGQIISLETCKITLAIMATCGLYDETGTHMVKTGIPAKSGVSGYTIAALPGKAGIVVLSPRVNPKGNSIRGEIMLEELSKAMSWHFALP, encoded by the coding sequence ATGACACAGAATCGAATAACTGTTGATCTCTTGAAACAACTGGTGAGCAAAGCAGAACTCAGCCAGGAAGGCAATACGGCTAATTACATTCCTGAATTAGCGAATGTTAATAAAGATCTTACTGCCATAGCGGTGCATACCCTTGGTGGTGAATCGTTATCCTACAGCAATCAACCTCTCGCCCCAGTAACCCTACAAAGTACCGGCAAAATGATTACTCTCATCGGCCTGCTTGAAGAATTTGGTGCTGAGCAACTGTTTGAATGGGTGAAAGTCGAGCCATCAGGAGACGATTTTGCTTCGATTACTCGTCTTGAGCAATTTGGTCCTAAACCTTCTAATCCAATGTTAAATGCGGGTGCAATTACTTTATGCTCCCATATTCCAGGTATTGGCGAACAGCAATTTGCCTGGTTAGAACATTGGGTACAAAAACTTTTTAATCAACGGCTTAGTATTAATCCTCTCGTTTTTGCCTCTGAAAAAAGAACTGGTGATCGCAATCGCTCTCTCGCTTATTTACTGAAAAGCAGAAACAATTTAGGAGCCGGAGTAAGCGAAACGCTGGATTTATATTTTACCCTCTGCTCCTATGAAGCAGAGCTTGAGCAAATGCTCTATTTACCCACACTGCTTGCTAACGGTGGCAAAGATCCTGTTGGTGGCGGCCAAATAATTTCCCTGGAAACTTGCAAAATTACTTTAGCAATTATGGCTACTTGCGGTTTATATGACGAAACAGGCACGCATATGGTTAAAACAGGTATACCAGCCAAAAGTGGTGTTTCCGGATATACAATTGCAGCACTGCCAGGTAAAGCCGGAATTGTTGTACTGAGTCCTCGAGTCAACCCCAAAGGAAATAGTATTCGTGGGGAAATCATGCTGGAAGAGTTGTCCAAAGCAATGAGCTGGCATTTCGCCTTGCCTTAG
- the trpD gene encoding anthranilate phosphoribosyltransferase: MNTTKLFEQLIAGKDLTTSQMQNFMHTCMSGELTDVQIATFLALMRMKGETTEELTTAATVMMELAHPIDLGKDLIDIVGTGGDGKNTFNVSTISSFVVAAAGVRVAKHGNRSVSSRSGSADLLIEAGFELQLSDEQLKDCIQQCGVSFLFAPHFHQAMQHARNARQQLGIRTLFNLLGPLINPARVTKQVVGVFAKRWLEPLAHVLANLGSEHALVVNSRDGMDEVSISAITDVVEYQHGQLRHWSINPKDYNCFHSSLDEIIVDSPTQSLALAKGVFNGQQGPARDIVLLNSALALYCADSSMSFSDAIEKAKEAIDSGEAQRRFQQLKELTHKGQIYE, encoded by the coding sequence ATGAATACAACGAAACTTTTTGAGCAATTAATTGCGGGTAAAGATTTAACGACTTCGCAAATGCAAAATTTTATGCACACTTGCATGAGCGGTGAATTAACTGATGTACAAATCGCAACCTTCTTAGCTTTAATGCGCATGAAAGGTGAAACCACAGAAGAATTAACCACCGCGGCAACAGTAATGATGGAGCTTGCGCATCCTATTGATTTAGGAAAAGACCTCATTGATATCGTAGGTACTGGTGGCGATGGTAAAAATACCTTTAATGTCTCTACCATTAGTAGTTTTGTGGTAGCAGCAGCAGGAGTTCGCGTAGCCAAGCATGGTAATCGTTCTGTTTCAAGCCGCAGTGGTAGTGCCGATCTATTAATAGAAGCGGGTTTTGAATTGCAACTCAGTGATGAACAGCTCAAAGATTGCATACAACAATGCGGAGTAAGTTTTTTATTTGCACCACATTTTCACCAGGCAATGCAGCATGCCCGTAATGCCCGCCAACAACTTGGCATTCGCACCTTATTTAATCTTCTTGGCCCTCTCATTAACCCAGCACGAGTTACTAAACAAGTTGTTGGTGTGTTTGCAAAACGCTGGCTTGAACCTTTGGCACATGTCTTGGCCAACCTGGGAAGTGAACATGCTCTTGTAGTTAATTCGCGCGATGGCATGGATGAAGTCAGCATTTCAGCGATTACTGATGTAGTGGAATACCAGCATGGGCAATTGCGTCATTGGAGCATTAACCCAAAAGATTATAATTGCTTCCATTCAAGTTTGGACGAAATAATTGTGGATTCACCAACGCAAAGCTTAGCGTTAGCTAAAGGTGTATTCAACGGACAACAAGGGCCAGCACGTGATATCGTACTCCTAAATTCCGCTCTTGCCCTTTATTGCGCTGATTCCTCAATGAGTTTTTCTGATGCCATCGAAAAAGCAAAAGAAGCAATCGATAGCGGAGAGGCTCAACGACGATTCCAGCAACTAAAAGAATTAACCCACAAAGGGCAAATATATGAATAG
- a CDS encoding EAL domain-containing protein has protein sequence MTLTRKMSIAVLSLLILIFIGSYLISLNNERNYFIQQMGSNAQDTATSLGLSLSHALVNQDKALMLSMVQAVFDRGYFSLIEVRNMEGKLLISRQQLKQKEKVPGWFKKFIQLTPPVRSSIVMSGWNQIGEIFVATDPNYALNALWDNARELIAWYVLFALLSLFIVYLFINWLLKPFKRVTEQAQGICQRQFPIQEQIPKTPEFKKVTLAMNQMVMRVKRIFKEQLEQIEKLRDQSFQDSLTNIGNRRYFLQQLTSLLSDEEEFTPGFIILVAVDGLERLNKESGFQEGDKVLCDIANVCANFWPSDTIINLSRISGSNFALLIKESDANEFVKNCDKFNEEIKKSLKSYPCQAFVAAVPYSLHQTPTELLIEADKILKHSRNEANKLSFSASINSYEPTITGEEITAALSTSKISLYNQLIVSNRDSFHREIFVRLNENGRELCAGYFMPIAEKAGKAHLVDQAVLKKVLAENLLTRFTIALNLTAETILNPQYREDYLAMLGKIPMKHRNRLHLEMNETTVLKNFSKVLLFVKALQKLNINVGIDQVGINFSPMHYLNELPINYIKLHGSLFHDITENENKQFFIHYFNEMAKTLDISVIATFIEREEQWEILQKLGVTWGQGKFISAIEPLTDVTTH, from the coding sequence AATAATGAGCGAAACTATTTTATTCAACAAATGGGAAGCAATGCTCAGGATACAGCCACTTCATTAGGTTTGTCGCTTTCTCATGCACTGGTTAACCAAGATAAAGCCCTCATGCTTTCTATGGTGCAGGCTGTATTTGATCGTGGTTATTTTTCTTTGATTGAAGTTCGAAATATGGAAGGGAAGCTATTAATTTCGCGGCAACAACTTAAACAAAAAGAAAAAGTGCCTGGATGGTTTAAAAAATTTATTCAATTAACTCCCCCAGTGCGCTCGTCAATTGTCATGAGTGGCTGGAATCAAATCGGTGAAATTTTTGTGGCAACAGATCCGAATTATGCATTGAATGCACTGTGGGATAATGCCCGCGAGCTAATTGCCTGGTATGTACTGTTTGCTTTGCTTTCATTGTTCATCGTTTATCTTTTTATAAATTGGTTACTGAAACCTTTCAAACGAGTCACTGAACAGGCACAAGGAATTTGCCAGCGCCAATTCCCTATACAGGAACAGATTCCAAAAACACCCGAATTCAAAAAGGTTACTCTTGCTATGAATCAAATGGTGATGAGAGTAAAACGTATTTTCAAAGAGCAGTTAGAACAAATAGAAAAATTACGCGATCAGTCTTTCCAGGATTCCTTAACTAATATAGGAAATCGACGATACTTTTTACAACAACTTACCTCTTTGCTAAGTGATGAAGAGGAATTTACTCCCGGCTTTATAATCTTGGTTGCCGTAGATGGTCTCGAACGCTTAAATAAGGAATCAGGATTTCAGGAAGGGGATAAGGTGCTTTGCGATATTGCCAACGTATGTGCCAATTTTTGGCCCTCTGACACAATCATTAATCTATCCAGGATCAGCGGTAGTAATTTTGCATTATTAATAAAAGAAAGTGATGCCAACGAATTCGTAAAAAACTGTGACAAATTTAATGAAGAAATAAAAAAATCATTAAAAAGCTATCCATGCCAAGCTTTTGTAGCAGCAGTTCCTTATTCATTACATCAAACACCTACTGAATTGTTGATTGAAGCAGATAAAATTTTAAAACATTCAAGGAATGAAGCAAACAAGTTATCATTTAGTGCAAGTATAAATAGTTATGAGCCGACTATTACTGGCGAAGAAATAACAGCGGCTTTATCAACGTCAAAAATTTCTTTATATAATCAATTGATTGTTTCAAATCGAGACAGTTTTCATCGAGAAATTTTCGTACGACTTAACGAGAATGGACGCGAACTGTGTGCAGGCTATTTTATGCCTATAGCAGAGAAAGCTGGGAAAGCTCATTTGGTTGATCAGGCTGTTCTGAAGAAAGTGTTGGCAGAGAATCTCTTGACTCGTTTCACAATTGCTTTAAACCTTACAGCAGAGACGATTTTGAATCCGCAATATCGCGAAGATTATCTGGCAATGCTTGGAAAGATACCTATGAAGCATCGCAATAGGCTCCATTTGGAGATGAATGAAACGACAGTATTAAAAAATTTCTCAAAAGTATTGCTCTTTGTCAAAGCATTGCAAAAATTAAATATCAATGTCGGCATAGATCAAGTTGGTATTAATTTTTCACCAATGCATTATTTAAATGAGCTTCCAATTAATTACATCAAGTTACATGGCAGCCTATTTCATGACATCACGGAAAATGAAAATAAACAGTTCTTCATCCATTACTTTAACGAAATGGCAAAAACACTTGATATAAGTGTGATTGCCACATTCATCGAAAGAGAGGAGCAGTGGGAAATTTTACAAAAATTAGGGGTTACATGGGGACAGGGGAAATTTATAAGTGCCATTGAACCTCTAACAGATGTCACTACACACTAG
- the trpC gene encoding indole-3-glycerol phosphate synthase TrpC, which translates to MNSILNKIAEHKKLEVELAKRNLPLEVLMEHNNPLPRDFIANLNNANPAIIAEIKKASPSKGLIRADFDVATIAKIYEKNGARCLSVLTDINFFQGHPSFLAVAKENSVLPVLRKDFIIDPYQIYESRFLGADCILLIVAMLDDHQLRDYCQLAQELNMAVLVESHTLEELQRAIELPTPLMGVNNRSLHTFTTDIRTSIELVKNLPANKIMITESGINTREDIQLMLNNQIHCFLIGESLMRAPDIGGKLREFLSL; encoded by the coding sequence ATGAATAGCATTCTCAATAAAATAGCAGAACATAAAAAATTAGAAGTTGAATTGGCCAAACGAAATCTACCGTTAGAAGTTTTAATGGAACACAACAATCCCCTACCCCGAGACTTCATTGCTAATCTTAATAATGCTAACCCTGCAATTATTGCCGAAATTAAAAAAGCCTCCCCAAGTAAAGGATTGATTCGCGCTGATTTTGATGTGGCCACTATTGCTAAAATCTATGAAAAGAATGGTGCCCGGTGCTTATCCGTTCTTACTGATATTAATTTCTTTCAAGGCCATCCTTCTTTTCTTGCGGTGGCTAAAGAAAATTCAGTTTTACCCGTACTACGCAAAGATTTCATTATTGATCCTTATCAAATTTATGAAAGCCGCTTTCTGGGCGCTGACTGTATTCTACTTATTGTTGCAATGCTCGACGATCATCAACTTAGAGATTATTGCCAATTAGCGCAAGAACTGAATATGGCTGTGTTAGTAGAAAGCCATACACTTGAAGAATTGCAACGAGCCATAGAACTTCCGACACCATTAATGGGGGTTAACAATCGCAGCTTGCATACCTTCACAACCGATATCCGCACAAGTATTGAATTAGTTAAAAATCTCCCGGCAAATAAAATTATGATTACCGAAAGTGGGATTAATACTCGCGAGGACATCCAGCTCATGCTAAACAATCAAATTCATTGTTTCCTTATTGGTGAAAGCCTTATGAGAGCACCAGACATAGGAGGTAAATTAAGAGAGTTTTTGTCTCTTTGA
- a CDS encoding DEAD/DEAH box helicase, whose amino-acid sequence MTSTYSDSLPWAHPLVREWFVKQFISATEPQEQGWPQILAGNTTLISAPTGSGKTFAAFLVCIDKLVRQSIAKELTNQTQVLYVSPLKALTNDIQKNLIGPLAEIFKLGKEQGYEMEEIQIAVRTGDTLPRERQAMLKKPPHILVTTPESFYLLLTAEKSRTILKDVKTVIIDEIHALANNKRGTHLSLSLERLEAISIQSPVRIGLSATQKPINIVANFLTGNDRPKPVIINIGHTRQLELHIEVPSSELAPVASNEMWDEIYERLAELARQNRSTLIFVNTRRLAERVAHHLAERLGKELVAAHHGSLSRKLRLAAETKLKNGELKALVATASLELGIDIGTVDLVCQLGSPRLISVALQRIGRSGHWHGAISKGRIFATTRDELLECAALVHAIRNKELDQLLVPEVPLDILAQQIVATCATDDWYEDELFKLIKKSFPYKNLSREQFDSVLEMLANGIAGSRGRYGAYLFRDRVNGIVKARRGSRLTAITSGGAIPENGLFTVIAEPNEVMVGTLDEDFAVESNRGDIILLGNTSWKIKRIESTKGRVLVEDAHGSPPSVPFWRGEAPPRSDELSLQVSYLRKKIDELLPLTLSPVEEIQKQSAASAAINWLKEQCGVNDAGAEQLIEYILEGRAVLGAIPTQEIIIAERFFDESGGMQLVIHSPFGARINKAWGLALRKRFCRSFNFELQAAATDDGINIALAEQHSFPLADVFHFLHPNSITEVITQAILQSPLFTTRWRWAATRSLALVRFRNGRKIPPNILRMLSDDLLAAVFPDAAACQDNLAGQDIELPKHPLIIETMKDALTEALDIEGLIKLLERINEGKIQCLAIDTPVPSVFSHEILNANPYAFLDDAPLEERRARAVEMRRFLPESVLREVGALDPDAIIEVQKQAWPDIRNADELHDTLQSLIALPIDIHLSNIHTLFPAWKLFFEQLSNQNRAGIASVANKQFWIATEKKHSFAEIYPEAIFDTTLPDIKEQSLEREAAIVQMLRGWMQHTGPIHAHELANTLGLKEAEIEQALLHLESSGSILRGYFRTTKQQQVEWCERRLLARIHNLTLGKLRQEIEPVTAAQFMRWLINWQHVMPGTELKGEHGLLEAIRQLQGYEIPANAWEKQIFARRVKDYTPDMLDRLCLTGVIGWGRLSPHPALAVQENSASPGSLKYKRIIPTSVAPITFFIREDADWMSNMPPLENELQPSLSHVAQNIYFYLKENGASFFVDITDGVNHLKAEIEAGLWELVSAGLITADGFDNLRALIDPHRRTGRRSRSIFRHATGRWSLLNRKKITTKDRQLEATCWVLLKRYGIFFRELLAREKIISSWRDLLIVFRRLEAQGEIRGGRFVSGFLGEQFALPYAVDSVRAIKKKTPDAMSVSFSAADPLNLVGIILPGERIPALSGKKVTLKEGVECKEDAYQGW is encoded by the coding sequence ATGACTTCAACGTATTCTGACAGCCTGCCCTGGGCACATCCTCTGGTTCGCGAATGGTTTGTTAAGCAATTTATCTCAGCAACGGAACCACAAGAACAAGGTTGGCCGCAGATTCTTGCAGGCAATACCACTTTAATTTCTGCGCCTACGGGCTCGGGGAAAACTTTTGCTGCATTTCTCGTTTGCATCGATAAGCTAGTACGTCAATCCATTGCTAAAGAATTAACTAATCAAACACAAGTGCTGTATGTCTCACCATTAAAAGCACTAACAAATGACATTCAAAAAAATCTCATCGGCCCCCTGGCTGAGATTTTCAAATTGGGGAAAGAACAAGGCTATGAAATGGAGGAAATACAAATTGCCGTGCGTACGGGTGACACGCTTCCTCGTGAAAGACAAGCCATGCTAAAAAAACCCCCTCATATTTTAGTAACTACCCCTGAGTCGTTTTATTTATTACTTACTGCTGAAAAAAGTCGCACTATTCTGAAAGATGTAAAAACTGTCATAATTGATGAGATTCATGCATTAGCAAACAATAAACGGGGAACACATCTCTCGTTATCCTTAGAACGATTAGAAGCAATTAGCATTCAGTCCCCCGTTCGCATTGGTCTATCAGCGACGCAAAAACCTATCAATATTGTTGCTAATTTTCTTACAGGAAATGATCGACCTAAACCAGTGATTATCAATATTGGTCATACTCGTCAACTTGAACTTCATATTGAGGTTCCTTCCAGCGAACTAGCCCCTGTTGCATCCAATGAAATGTGGGATGAGATTTATGAGCGCTTGGCAGAACTAGCAAGGCAAAATCGTTCTACGTTAATTTTTGTTAATACCAGACGGCTGGCAGAACGTGTTGCTCATCATCTGGCCGAACGTTTAGGAAAAGAGTTAGTGGCAGCTCACCATGGGAGTTTATCGCGTAAGCTACGCTTGGCAGCTGAAACAAAATTAAAGAATGGTGAACTGAAAGCACTGGTAGCAACAGCATCCTTGGAATTAGGAATTGATATTGGTACGGTTGATCTTGTTTGCCAACTTGGCTCACCTCGTTTGATTTCTGTTGCTTTGCAGCGCATTGGTCGCTCAGGTCACTGGCATGGCGCTATTTCAAAGGGAAGAATTTTTGCGACCACACGCGATGAATTACTTGAATGCGCCGCCTTAGTTCATGCCATTCGCAACAAAGAATTAGATCAATTACTGGTTCCCGAGGTACCTCTAGACATTTTAGCGCAACAAATCGTTGCAACCTGCGCAACAGATGATTGGTATGAGGATGAATTATTTAAACTAATTAAAAAAAGTTTTCCTTATAAAAACCTCTCTCGAGAACAATTTGATTCTGTTTTAGAGATGCTTGCTAATGGTATTGCAGGCTCCCGCGGACGATACGGTGCTTATCTCTTTCGTGATCGCGTTAATGGCATCGTTAAAGCGCGTCGTGGCAGCCGTTTAACAGCCATTACAAGTGGCGGAGCCATTCCGGAAAATGGTTTATTTACGGTAATCGCAGAGCCTAATGAAGTTATGGTAGGTACCTTGGATGAAGACTTTGCTGTTGAAAGCAATCGCGGTGATATTATTCTGCTCGGCAATACTTCCTGGAAAATTAAACGAATAGAAAGTACCAAGGGAAGAGTCCTGGTCGAAGACGCTCATGGCTCCCCTCCCAGCGTTCCTTTCTGGCGCGGCGAAGCTCCCCCTCGCTCAGATGAACTCTCCCTGCAAGTTTCTTATTTACGAAAAAAAATAGATGAATTGCTTCCTTTAACTCTTTCTCCTGTTGAAGAAATTCAAAAACAATCTGCTGCTTCTGCCGCGATAAACTGGTTAAAAGAACAATGTGGAGTTAATGATGCCGGGGCTGAGCAACTTATTGAATACATTTTGGAAGGACGAGCCGTTTTAGGAGCGATCCCAACTCAGGAAATTATTATTGCTGAGCGTTTCTTTGATGAGTCAGGTGGTATGCAACTTGTTATTCATTCTCCTTTTGGAGCCCGTATTAACAAAGCGTGGGGGCTTGCTTTAAGAAAGCGCTTCTGTCGCTCGTTCAATTTTGAATTACAAGCAGCAGCGACAGATGACGGCATTAATATTGCTCTTGCTGAACAGCATAGCTTTCCTTTAGCTGATGTTTTTCATTTTTTACATCCAAATTCAATTACTGAGGTGATAACACAAGCGATTTTGCAATCGCCTCTTTTTACAACGCGCTGGCGATGGGCGGCAACCCGATCGCTAGCTTTGGTACGCTTTCGCAATGGTAGAAAAATACCCCCGAATATTCTGCGGATGCTTTCAGATGATTTATTAGCCGCTGTATTTCCCGACGCCGCTGCGTGTCAGGATAATCTAGCCGGGCAAGACATCGAGCTTCCAAAACATCCGTTAATTATTGAAACCATGAAAGATGCTCTCACGGAAGCGCTTGATATCGAAGGTCTTATTAAACTTCTTGAAAGAATCAACGAGGGAAAAATTCAATGTTTGGCCATCGACACCCCTGTACCTTCTGTGTTTTCCCATGAAATTTTAAATGCAAATCCCTATGCTTTTCTTGATGATGCCCCCTTAGAAGAGAGGCGAGCCAGAGCGGTAGAAATGCGTCGTTTTTTGCCAGAGTCTGTTTTACGTGAAGTGGGCGCACTTGATCCAGATGCCATTATTGAAGTTCAAAAACAGGCTTGGCCAGATATTAGAAATGCGGATGAATTACACGACACATTGCAAAGTTTAATTGCCCTGCCAATCGATATTCACTTGAGTAATATACATACGCTGTTTCCTGCATGGAAACTTTTTTTCGAACAACTAAGCAACCAGAATCGCGCAGGTATAGCCTCTGTTGCAAATAAGCAATTTTGGATAGCCACAGAAAAAAAACATAGCTTCGCTGAAATTTATCCTGAGGCAATTTTTGATACCACACTACCTGATATTAAGGAGCAATCTTTAGAGCGTGAGGCTGCTATTGTTCAAATGTTAAGAGGCTGGATGCAACATACCGGGCCTATTCACGCTCATGAACTTGCTAATACACTGGGTTTAAAAGAAGCTGAAATTGAACAGGCACTACTTCATCTAGAATCTTCAGGATCAATTTTGCGTGGTTACTTTAGAACAACAAAACAACAACAAGTTGAATGGTGTGAGCGGCGGCTTTTAGCCAGAATTCATAACCTCACTTTAGGCAAATTACGCCAGGAAATTGAACCCGTAACCGCTGCACAATTTATGCGTTGGCTAATAAACTGGCAGCATGTCATGCCCGGTACGGAATTAAAAGGCGAACACGGGTTGTTAGAAGCTATTAGACAATTACAAGGCTATGAGATTCCGGCCAATGCCTGGGAAAAGCAAATTTTTGCCAGACGAGTAAAAGACTATACCCCAGATATGTTAGATCGCCTTTGTTTGACAGGGGTAATAGGTTGGGGACGTTTATCACCTCATCCCGCATTAGCAGTACAAGAAAATAGCGCCTCCCCCGGTTCTTTAAAATATAAACGTATAATCCCCACCAGTGTGGCTCCAATTACTTTTTTTATTCGTGAAGATGCCGATTGGATGAGCAACATGCCTCCTTTAGAGAATGAACTACAACCCTCTCTAAGTCATGTTGCACAGAACATCTATTTTTATTTAAAAGAAAATGGGGCTTCTTTTTTTGTAGATATTACCGATGGAGTCAATCATTTGAAGGCCGAAATTGAAGCAGGTTTATGGGAGTTGGTTTCAGCTGGATTAATTACTGCTGATGGTTTTGATAATTTACGTGCATTGATAGACCCTCATCGTCGGACAGGAAGAAGAAGTCGTAGCATTTTTAGACATGCCACCGGTCGGTGGTCTCTATTAAATAGAAAAAAAATAACAACCAAAGATAGACAACTTGAGGCCACCTGTTGGGTTTTACTAAAACGATATGGCATATTCTTTCGTGAATTATTGGCAAGGGAGAAAATTATCTCCAGCTGGCGCGATTTACTTATTGTCTTTCGTCGTTTGGAAGCACAGGGAGAGATTAGAGGAGGCCGTTTTGTCAGTGGTTTTCTGGGAGAGCAATTTGCCCTACCTTATGCAGTTGACTCGGTTCGCGCTATTAAAAAGAAAACGCCTGACGCAATGAGTGTTAGCTTTTCCGCCGCTGATCCCTTGAATTTAGTCGGCATTATATTACCCGGTGAGCGAATTCCAGCCTTATCAGGAAAAAAAGTCACTCTCAAAGAGGGTGTTGAATGCAAAGAAGACGCTTACCAAGGTTGGTAA
- a CDS encoding RtcB family protein: MDMSQIKRIDDYRWAPDEKPHSVMMYGTQELIAAMDEKVREQIINVASLPGLVGQAMTMPDAHWGYGFPIGGVAAFDANEGGIISAGGVGFDISCGIRCLRTNLFLDDILPHIEDLAEQLFLYVPSGVGSTGKLRLSVKELDKVMLGGAKWAISEGYGKKEDLEYVEENGCVDGALPNYVSDHAKKRQLHEMGTLGSGNHYLEIQLVKQIYDENAAKAFGLSKNQIIIAIHCGSRGLGHQIGSDYLVSLAKAASKLGLHLPDRELACAPILSEEGQRYLGAMNAGINCALANRQIIVHLTREAVANILPHANLETLFDVSHNTCKQEKHVVNGKEQMLYVHRKGATRAFGPQHPTLPKRYKEVGQPVCIGGSMGTGSFILAGNPPDLNHAFASACHGAGRQMSRRQALKRWQGRTLIDELRHAGIYIRSSSMRGIAEEAPGAYKDVHKVVEATEFAGLARRVAFLTPLACIKG, from the coding sequence GTGGATATGTCACAAATAAAACGAATTGATGACTATCGTTGGGCGCCTGATGAAAAACCTCATTCAGTAATGATGTATGGCACCCAAGAATTAATAGCAGCTATGGATGAAAAAGTCCGCGAACAAATCATCAATGTAGCGAGTTTACCTGGACTAGTTGGTCAGGCTATGACCATGCCTGATGCTCATTGGGGTTATGGTTTTCCTATTGGTGGCGTGGCCGCATTCGATGCTAATGAAGGTGGAATTATTTCAGCCGGCGGTGTAGGCTTTGATATTTCTTGCGGTATTCGTTGCTTACGTACTAATCTTTTTCTCGATGATATTTTGCCCCACATTGAAGATTTGGCTGAACAACTTTTTTTATATGTCCCCTCAGGTGTTGGCTCAACAGGAAAACTGCGTTTATCTGTCAAAGAATTGGATAAGGTCATGTTGGGTGGTGCGAAATGGGCAATTAGTGAGGGTTATGGCAAAAAAGAAGATTTAGAGTATGTTGAAGAAAATGGTTGTGTCGATGGTGCACTCCCCAACTATGTTTCTGACCATGCCAAAAAGCGTCAATTACATGAAATGGGCACGTTAGGATCCGGTAATCATTATTTAGAAATTCAGCTTGTTAAACAGATCTATGATGAAAATGCAGCGAAAGCGTTTGGCCTCAGCAAGAATCAAATTATTATCGCCATTCATTGCGGCTCACGTGGCTTAGGTCATCAAATTGGTTCTGATTATTTAGTTTCGCTAGCAAAAGCAGCAAGCAAATTGGGACTTCATTTACCAGATAGAGAATTAGCCTGTGCTCCTATTCTTTCAGAGGAAGGCCAACGATATTTGGGAGCAATGAATGCTGGAATTAATTGTGCTTTAGCTAATCGCCAAATTATTGTCCATTTAACGCGAGAAGCCGTTGCTAACATACTTCCTCATGCTAATCTTGAAACGTTGTTTGATGTTTCTCATAATACTTGCAAGCAAGAAAAACATGTCGTTAACGGCAAAGAACAAATGCTCTATGTTCATCGTAAAGGAGCCACGCGTGCTTTTGGCCCGCAACATCCAACCTTACCAAAACGTTATAAAGAGGTGGGTCAGCCAGTTTGTATTGGCGGCAGTATGGGAACAGGCTCATTTATATTAGCGGGTAATCCACCAGATTTAAATCATGCCTTTGCCTCTGCTTGTCACGGTGCTGGACGACAAATGAGTCGCCGACAAGCGTTAAAACGCTGGCAAGGAAGAACGCTTATTGACGAGTTGAGACATGCAGGAATATATATTCGTAGCAGCTCCATGCGCGGTATCGCTGAAGAAGCACCTGGTGCTTACAAAGATGTCCATAAAGTGGTTGAAGCCACGGAGTTTGCCGGTTTAGCACGGCGAGTTGCATTCTTAACCCCTTTAGCCTGCATAAAAGGTTAA